In one window of Aphidius gifuensis isolate YNYX2018 linkage group LG4, ASM1490517v1, whole genome shotgun sequence DNA:
- the LOC122853680 gene encoding uncharacterized protein LOC122853680 gives MEEQSFVDIVSSNGYSPISTAICQKNWNMVVELLPKCQPEYAIIDQIYEPLMEYISEENNNNNMRKLFGMYLSFALMKNPKSTSQHFKLLDRQVSIVELFETSWKEVIDLAIKIKYDLEKDRAIIIEEDKKKKKLYFIPKCRVL, from the coding sequence ATGGAGGAACAATCATTTGTCGATATAGTATCTTCAAATGGATATTCACCAATATCCACAGCAATATGTCAAAAAAACTGGAACATGGTCGTGGAATTATTGCCAAAATGTCAACCTGAATATGCTATAATTGATCAAATTTATGAACCATTGATGGAATATATAtctgaagaaaataataataataatatgagaaAATTATTTGGCATGTATTTGTCATTTGCCCTGATGAAAAATCCAAAATCAACAAgtcaacattttaaattattggatCGTCAAGTTtctattgttgaattatttgaaactTCATGGAAAGAAGTTATAGATTTagctattaaaattaaatatgatttagaaaaagatagagcaataattattgaagaagataaaaaaaaaaaaaaattatattttatacccAAGTGTCGTGtattgtaa